The Cetobacterium sp. 8H DNA window CCTGTATACAGAATAGCAGCTATGGAAGCTTTATCAAGAAGAGATGGAAAGGCAGTAGCTTACTTAGGAAACTACTATCCATTAGAGGAAGGAAAAGTAACTCTTAAAGAAGAGGAGATCGTTAAATTCCTTATGAACGGAGCACAACCTACAAGAACAGTAAAGTCTTTATTAGACAAATCTGGAGTTTGGGCAAAGTTCGAAGCTGCAAAGAAAAACTAATTGCATAAAGAATTGGGTGCCTAATAAAGGCACCTTTTTTTCTGTTTGTGTTAGACATTGATTATTAAAATATGGTATAATACAAGGTAAATT harbors:
- the rpsP gene encoding 30S ribosomal protein S16, whose product is MLKLRLTRMGSKKRPVYRIAAMEALSRRDGKAVAYLGNYYPLEEGKVTLKEEEIVKFLMNGAQPTRTVKSLLDKSGVWAKFEAAKKN